The following proteins are co-located in the Sporolactobacillus pectinivorans genome:
- a CDS encoding F0F1 ATP synthase subunit epsilon, with the protein MSTVHTDIVTPAGKVYEGDVHMVCVRATSGEMGVLPHHIPIVAPLEIALVRLKHEDENHIDYAAVHGGFIQVSRDKITILSEAAEMKDQIDVKRAEKARTEAEAQLEKLHATSEGYAEAQQKLKRSKLRISTAAIKDSVSEA; encoded by the coding sequence ATGAGCACAGTGCATACGGATATTGTCACACCCGCGGGCAAAGTGTATGAAGGAGACGTGCACATGGTTTGCGTGCGCGCCACAAGCGGCGAAATGGGTGTCCTGCCGCACCACATACCGATCGTCGCCCCGCTGGAAATCGCCTTGGTCCGCCTGAAACACGAAGACGAAAATCACATTGATTACGCCGCCGTGCATGGTGGATTCATCCAGGTAAGCCGTGACAAAATCACGATACTGTCGGAAGCCGCTGAGATGAAAGATCAGATCGACGTCAAACGCGCTGAAAAAGCGAGAACCGAAGCTGAAGCCCAGCTTGAGAAACTTCACGCAACCTCTGAAGGTTACGCTGAAGCTCAGCAAAAGCTGAAACGCTCCAAACTCCGCATTTCCACGGCAGCGATCAAAGACAGCGTTTCCGAAGCATAA
- the atpD gene encoding F0F1 ATP synthase subunit beta translates to MNKGYVTQVMGAVVDVKFERGQLPEIYNALTINYKAQSSNEADIHLTLEVALHLGDDSVRTIAMDSTDGLVRDMEVVDTGAPISVPVGDATLGRVFNVLGEAIDGKPIASDVEKSSIHKDPPKFADLSTKTEVLETGIKVIDLLTPYIKGGKIGLFGGAGVGKTVLIQELIHNIAEEHHGVSVFAGVGERTREGNDLYYEMTDSGVIKQTAMVFGQMNEPPGARMRVALSGLTMAEYFRDVEGQDVLLFIDNIFRFTQAGSEVSALLGRLPSAVGYQPTLATEMGRLQERITSTKKGSVTSIQAVYVPADDYTDPAPATTFSHLDATTNLERSLTQIGIYPAVDPLASTSRALSPDIVGEEHYEIAERVQMTLQKYRELQDIIAILGMDELSDEDKLTVSRARRIQFFLGQNFHVAEQFTGVPGSYVTVEDTIKGFKGILDGKYDDVPEEAFRNTGTIEDVLERAKQLV, encoded by the coding sequence ATGAACAAGGGGTATGTTACTCAGGTCATGGGCGCGGTTGTCGATGTTAAATTCGAACGCGGCCAGCTGCCTGAAATCTACAATGCTCTGACCATTAATTATAAAGCCCAATCCTCCAATGAAGCGGATATTCATCTGACGCTGGAGGTTGCGCTTCATCTCGGCGATGACTCCGTACGCACGATTGCCATGGACTCGACAGATGGTCTTGTCCGCGACATGGAAGTCGTTGACACGGGCGCACCAATCTCTGTCCCTGTCGGCGATGCGACACTTGGACGTGTATTCAACGTACTTGGCGAAGCAATCGACGGCAAGCCGATTGCATCTGATGTTGAAAAAAGCTCGATCCACAAAGATCCTCCGAAATTCGCCGATCTGTCGACGAAGACGGAAGTGCTCGAAACCGGTATTAAAGTTATCGACTTGCTGACTCCATACATCAAAGGTGGAAAAATCGGCCTGTTCGGCGGTGCCGGTGTTGGTAAAACCGTGCTTATTCAGGAACTGATCCATAACATTGCTGAAGAGCACCACGGTGTGTCGGTATTTGCCGGTGTCGGCGAACGTACCCGTGAAGGCAACGATTTATACTATGAAATGACAGATTCCGGCGTTATCAAACAAACGGCCATGGTTTTCGGTCAGATGAACGAGCCGCCGGGTGCCCGTATGCGTGTGGCTCTGTCCGGTCTGACAATGGCGGAATACTTCCGTGATGTTGAAGGTCAGGATGTGCTGCTGTTCATTGACAACATTTTCCGTTTCACACAGGCTGGTTCGGAAGTTTCTGCACTGCTTGGCCGTCTGCCGTCTGCCGTTGGGTATCAGCCAACGCTGGCTACAGAAATGGGCCGTCTGCAGGAACGTATCACATCGACGAAGAAGGGTTCTGTCACATCGATTCAGGCCGTTTATGTGCCTGCCGATGACTACACCGACCCTGCTCCGGCGACAACATTCTCACACTTGGATGCAACAACCAACCTGGAACGTTCACTGACCCAGATTGGTATTTATCCGGCCGTTGACCCGCTGGCATCGACATCGCGTGCCCTGTCGCCTGATATTGTTGGCGAGGAACACTACGAGATTGCTGAACGCGTTCAGATGACACTTCAGAAATACCGCGAATTGCAGGATATCATCGCCATTCTTGGTATGGATGAACTTTCGGATGAAGATAAGCTGACTGTCAGCCGCGCCCGCCGCATCCAGTTCTTCCTCGGCCAGAACTTCCATGTTGCTGAACAGTTTACCGGCGTCCCTGGCTCTTATGTCACGGTTGAAGACACAATCAAGGGATTCAAAGGTATTCTCGACGGTAAATATGATGATGTTCCCGAAGAAGCTTTCCGCAACACGGGAACCATTGAAGACGTTCTGGAAAGAGCGAAACAACTGGTCTGA
- the atpG gene encoding ATP synthase F1 subunit gamma, protein MPSMRDIKEKIASTKKMSKITKAMQMVAAAKLNRAQEGAQHYSAYADKLREVVASIASGLPEGNNSKHPMLASRPVKKTAYLVMTENRGLAGAYDSNVLKYAQNLIREKHQSKDEYTVIVTGKIGLAFFEKRNYPVAFSKTDVQDEILFDDAVGFAKQVIALFDDKKVDELHLIYNHFVNAISQNVVDRQLLPLTDLSDEPAKKANYIYEPDEDEVLESLLPLYAEGQIYGALLDAKAAEQAARMTAMRSASDNASDIIDRLSLSYNRARQAAITQEITEIVGGAAALE, encoded by the coding sequence ATGCCTTCAATGCGTGACATAAAGGAAAAAATAGCGTCAACAAAGAAAATGAGCAAGATTACCAAGGCGATGCAGATGGTTGCCGCGGCAAAGCTTAATCGGGCTCAGGAAGGCGCACAGCACTATTCAGCCTATGCTGACAAGCTGCGCGAAGTCGTAGCGAGCATTGCCAGCGGGTTGCCGGAAGGTAACAACAGCAAGCATCCGATGCTCGCATCCCGCCCGGTGAAGAAGACAGCTTATCTGGTCATGACGGAAAACCGTGGGCTGGCCGGGGCTTATGACAGCAATGTCCTGAAGTACGCTCAGAACCTGATCCGTGAGAAACATCAATCCAAAGATGAATACACCGTCATCGTCACGGGAAAAATCGGGTTAGCATTTTTTGAAAAGAGGAATTATCCGGTTGCATTCAGTAAAACTGATGTTCAGGATGAGATTCTTTTTGATGATGCAGTCGGCTTTGCCAAACAGGTGATTGCTCTGTTTGATGATAAGAAAGTCGATGAATTGCATTTGATTTATAATCATTTCGTCAATGCTATTTCCCAGAACGTGGTTGACAGGCAGCTTCTTCCCCTCACGGATCTAAGTGACGAACCCGCGAAAAAGGCGAACTACATTTATGAACCGGATGAGGACGAAGTGCTGGAGAGTCTGCTGCCGCTGTATGCGGAAGGTCAGATCTATGGTGCCCTGCTTGATGCCAAAGCCGCTGAACAGGCAGCGCGAATGACCGCTATGAGAAGCGCATCCGACAACGCAAGCGATATTATCGATCGCCTGTCGCTGTCGTATAACCGTGCCCGCCAGGCGGCGATCACTCAGGAAATCACAGAAATTGTCGGCGGTGCTGCCGCACTCGAATAA
- a CDS encoding helix-turn-helix domain-containing protein: MTKYSNDFKVKIISEYLVGAGSTFLHHKYHIPGHDTVLKWMHQYQSNGSVGFKNREKRSEYASNFKLEVLKWMKENHSSLNETANHFNISTSSTIYQWDRRFQARGLDGLRTKRGRPPMGKRKKSDPTNQVKRNKKVEEPFESDQQRLKDLEKENKLLRIENEYLKKLEALVRQREQHERNKRK, translated from the coding sequence GTGACAAAGTACTCTAATGATTTTAAAGTGAAAATTATTAGTGAGTATCTGGTCGGGGCAGGCAGCACTTTTCTACACCATAAATATCATATACCAGGACATGACACTGTCCTGAAATGGATGCATCAATATCAATCGAATGGTTCTGTAGGATTCAAAAATCGTGAAAAACGGTCGGAGTACGCCAGCAATTTCAAACTGGAAGTATTAAAGTGGATGAAGGAGAACCATTCATCTCTTAATGAAACCGCCAACCACTTTAATATCTCTACATCCTCTACGATCTATCAGTGGGATCGACGGTTTCAAGCAAGGGGATTGGATGGATTGAGAACAAAGCGAGGGCGTCCACCCATGGGGAAACGAAAGAAATCAGATCCTACAAATCAAGTTAAGAGAAATAAAAAAGTGGAAGAACCATTTGAATCAGATCAACAACGACTTAAGGATCTGGAGAAAGAAAACAAATTACTCCGGATCGAGAATGAGTATTTAAAAAAATTAGAGGCCTTAGTTCGTCAGAGAGAGCAACACGAACGGAACAAGCGCAAGTAG
- a CDS encoding IS3 family transposase yields MRGLSSSERATRTEQAQVVTELRQHDSLSDILRVVKLPKSVYYYELHRPQAEGDDPVTSEIKAIKQDHPDYGYRRVFLALKNNQHVTVNHKKVQRIMEAEGLQSTFYTKRMRKYNSYKGTVGKIAKNRLRRRFITDRPFQKLVADVSEFRWGRKTTRERLYLEPVLDLYSDEILSFAISDHPTVAFALKPLHEALEHLPEHHYRTYVHTDQGFQYQNEAWCRELKSHRVYQSMSRKATCLDNAQMESFFHIMKAETVHSHDYQTREELKRAMREWIKYYNRSRIKEKLGGLSPIDYRISTTEQTA; encoded by the coding sequence ATTAGAGGCCTTAGTTCGTCAGAGAGAGCAACACGAACGGAACAAGCGCAAGTAGTTACTGAGCTGAGGCAGCACGACTCTCTGAGTGATATTCTTCGAGTGGTGAAACTGCCTAAGAGCGTGTATTATTATGAGCTTCACCGCCCACAGGCAGAGGGGGATGACCCGGTAACCTCGGAAATAAAAGCAATCAAGCAGGACCATCCAGATTACGGTTATCGTCGTGTCTTCTTAGCTCTGAAAAATAATCAGCACGTGACTGTAAATCATAAGAAAGTGCAGCGCATTATGGAAGCCGAAGGTCTCCAGTCAACCTTCTATACCAAACGGATGCGTAAATACAACTCGTACAAGGGGACCGTTGGGAAAATCGCTAAGAATCGGCTCCGCCGCCGCTTCATAACCGACCGTCCATTCCAGAAACTGGTGGCGGACGTCTCTGAATTTCGTTGGGGCCGCAAAACGACGAGAGAACGCCTTTATCTTGAACCTGTGCTGGATCTCTATTCCGACGAAATCCTATCCTTTGCGATCAGTGACCATCCAACTGTCGCTTTTGCGCTCAAACCGCTTCATGAGGCCCTGGAGCATCTTCCTGAGCATCACTATCGTACCTATGTGCACACAGATCAGGGGTTCCAATACCAGAATGAGGCGTGGTGCAGAGAACTTAAATCGCATCGGGTCTATCAGAGTATGTCTCGGAAGGCCACCTGTTTAGATAATGCCCAGATGGAAAGCTTCTTTCACATCATGAAGGCTGAAACAGTCCATTCTCATGATTATCAGACTCGGGAAGAACTTAAACGGGCCATGCGTGAATGGATTAAGTACTATAATAGATCCAGAATCAAAGAAAAACTCGGGGGTCTAAGTCCGATTGATTATCGGATTTCGACTACCGAGCAAACAGCTTAA
- a CDS encoding DUF1146 family protein has protein sequence MMTNVGIQALISIFVHLLAFVLTWWALQSLKFDLLFRHPKNLQARILYILLSVAISYPVAQFFLDYVNWSLLLPQIYG, from the coding sequence ATGATGACGAATGTCGGGATTCAGGCGCTGATAAGCATTTTTGTTCATTTACTTGCCTTTGTTCTGACTTGGTGGGCATTGCAGAGTTTAAAATTTGATCTCTTGTTCCGGCACCCGAAAAACCTTCAGGCGAGAATATTGTATATCCTGCTGTCTGTCGCCATCAGCTATCCAGTGGCTCAATTTTTTCTGGATTATGTAAATTGGTCGTTGTTGCTTCCACAAATTTACGGTTGA